Proteins from one Planctomyces sp. SH-PL62 genomic window:
- a CDS encoding NPCBM/NEW2 domain-containing protein, which yields MTKPRRRSGYRPGFDQMERRALLSGTGVNLPVNADYIPEAFWTDIQKSMGGWGLADRSKYWQIDKTIPTTEEGYALAPASASAKLDYYPDGAYQVSFAGTATLEFWGVGELAAPMVKGSDGITRGTVIVQAGSDPNAARTLGMTVLAADANDPWHDLHIWAPGAPTDGSRLYTSEFLASLQPFDYIRFLDWTGTNDSVVSKWSDRSRPDDFFKTGSQRSVSYEEAIQLANLSGKDMWLTIPALADDEFVTNLATLLRTELDPGLKVYVEYSNETWNTIFKAYPQVLAKAKADPRVLAGGNTSMIAQETALQTVRLGQIFRGVFGSDSSRVMPVFASWAAYPSHLTAGLQAIQRVYGDPRQYITSTAIAPYMPVDATLDRYSTNPSDLLTSMEQKLANVATTIQGNVQAAAAFGLPLDTYEGGQHYSFNYNYNAKRAALNDPRMYDLYRNYYQTFAALGGRQMTFYTLTSEFWGLKPQVDSPGSQRWDAVMSLLLQPGDADLDGNVDFADFQIVQANFNRTELWWQQGDFNHDRKVDAADLALLLKNLDAGSLTAAQAVEIAVALRPATTTATGPVEFSVSGQKALADATIASATVDGGSYVKNGVFNGGYGTGVMKLGGVSHAKGLGVSSSSTIVLPIDRLYTSFAAIIGVDDRVGANAGQATFQVVGDGRVLYTSPVMRAGVALPIEVDVAGVSSLSLIVSTPAGQNVKIPADWAQARLVAAQSAPRLTWTVTKDGATISTTSAESFIFVPAGNGEYTVSVRAVDASGAAAVRSAAIKVAEPTSQAQATFFESDPQTSGSWKGVYGFSGSVVADAYGSYPSYANVTLSGATVVSWSRATPDTRALQKLRYDSSNLRTATTWYGRQFTINVDLTDGETHLVSLYAVDWSGASRVQRIDVLDAATGEVLDSREISSFSDGRYLRWSVSGHVQFRVTKVAGYDAVIGGVFFDEVSPAYAGSDSDSKGAWKGEYGSEGYLMPDSSVGLPSFAQVSVPAGLLRSFGTSTTDPRFLQTAAGTTRQGSVWKNWTDFNIDVNLTDGKTHQVTLYALDWDDVGRIQRIDVVDVATGKVIDSRRISSFTDGVYLKWNVSGRVQFRIIKLAGPSTAISGVFIDPAPTTAPDPTPTPDPDPAPKPNPDPAPAPGVVRDATTKGDWTGAYGSGGSFVVNNPSTLPPSTSVAFRGGSSTIWTSSTTDVRALTTADGTKRQASTWAGSEFTIDVTLGDGQPRRVSLYMVDWYSNTRSQRIEVIDKATGRVIDVQELSKFNGGVYLTWEVAGSVQFRVSRLGLENAVVSGVFIDPASTTAPAPGPAPETAPGVVQDATTRGDWTGMYGGGGSFVVNNPSALPPSTSVAFGGGSSTIWTSNTTDVRALTTADGTKRQASTWAGSEFTIDVTLGDGQPRRVSLYMVDWYSNTRSQRIEVIDKATGRVIDVQELSKFNGGVYLTWEVAGSVQFRVSRLGLENAVVSGVFID from the coding sequence ATGACGAAACCCAGGCGGCGGTCCGGCTATCGGCCGGGCTTCGATCAGATGGAGCGCCGCGCGCTCCTGAGCGGCACCGGCGTGAACCTTCCGGTCAACGCGGACTACATACCGGAGGCGTTCTGGACCGACATCCAGAAGTCCATGGGGGGGTGGGGCCTCGCGGACCGTTCGAAATACTGGCAGATCGACAAGACGATCCCGACGACCGAGGAGGGGTACGCCCTCGCCCCCGCTTCCGCGTCGGCGAAGCTGGACTACTATCCCGACGGCGCCTATCAGGTGAGTTTCGCGGGGACCGCCACGCTGGAGTTCTGGGGCGTCGGCGAGCTCGCGGCCCCGATGGTCAAGGGGTCGGACGGGATCACGCGGGGGACCGTGATCGTCCAGGCCGGGAGCGACCCGAACGCGGCCCGCACCCTGGGCATGACCGTCCTGGCGGCCGATGCGAACGACCCCTGGCACGACCTTCACATCTGGGCCCCGGGCGCGCCGACGGACGGCAGCCGGCTCTACACGTCGGAGTTCCTGGCCTCGCTCCAGCCCTTCGACTACATCCGCTTCCTGGACTGGACCGGGACCAACGACAGCGTCGTCTCGAAGTGGTCCGATCGCAGCCGGCCGGACGACTTCTTCAAGACCGGCTCGCAGCGGAGCGTCTCCTACGAGGAGGCCATCCAGCTCGCCAACCTCTCCGGCAAGGACATGTGGCTCACGATCCCGGCCCTGGCCGACGACGAGTTCGTCACGAACCTGGCGACGCTGCTTCGGACCGAGCTCGACCCGGGCCTGAAGGTCTACGTCGAGTACAGCAACGAGACCTGGAACACGATCTTCAAGGCGTATCCCCAGGTCCTGGCGAAGGCCAAGGCGGACCCCCGCGTCCTCGCCGGCGGGAATACGTCGATGATCGCCCAGGAGACCGCGCTGCAGACCGTCCGCCTCGGCCAGATCTTCCGCGGGGTGTTCGGGTCGGACTCGTCCCGCGTGATGCCGGTGTTCGCCAGTTGGGCCGCGTATCCGTCCCACCTCACCGCCGGCCTCCAGGCGATTCAGCGCGTCTACGGCGACCCCAGGCAGTACATCACGTCCACGGCGATCGCGCCTTACATGCCCGTCGACGCGACCCTGGACCGCTACTCGACGAACCCCTCGGACTTGCTCACCTCGATGGAGCAGAAGCTTGCGAACGTCGCCACGACGATCCAGGGGAACGTCCAGGCGGCGGCCGCCTTCGGCCTGCCGCTCGACACCTATGAAGGGGGCCAGCACTACTCGTTCAACTACAACTATAACGCCAAGCGCGCGGCCCTGAACGACCCGCGGATGTACGACCTGTATCGAAACTACTACCAGACGTTCGCGGCGCTGGGCGGTCGGCAGATGACGTTCTACACGCTGACCAGCGAGTTCTGGGGGCTCAAGCCCCAGGTCGACTCGCCGGGCTCCCAGCGGTGGGACGCGGTCATGAGCCTCCTGCTCCAGCCGGGCGACGCCGACCTCGACGGCAATGTGGACTTCGCCGACTTCCAGATCGTCCAGGCGAATTTCAACCGGACCGAGCTGTGGTGGCAGCAGGGGGACTTCAACCACGACCGCAAGGTCGACGCGGCGGACCTCGCCCTGCTGCTCAAGAACCTGGACGCCGGCTCGCTGACGGCGGCTCAGGCGGTCGAGATCGCCGTGGCGTTGCGGCCGGCCACGACGACGGCGACGGGCCCGGTCGAATTCTCGGTCTCCGGGCAGAAAGCCCTGGCGGACGCGACCATCGCCTCGGCGACCGTCGACGGCGGCTCTTACGTGAAGAACGGCGTCTTCAACGGCGGATACGGCACGGGCGTCATGAAGCTCGGCGGGGTCTCCCACGCCAAGGGCCTGGGGGTCTCCAGCAGCTCGACGATCGTCCTGCCGATCGACCGGCTCTACACGAGCTTCGCGGCGATCATCGGAGTGGACGACCGCGTCGGCGCCAACGCCGGCCAGGCCACCTTCCAGGTCGTCGGCGACGGCCGGGTGCTATACACCTCGCCCGTGATGCGGGCCGGCGTCGCCCTGCCGATCGAAGTCGACGTCGCGGGGGTCTCCAGCCTCTCCCTGATCGTCTCCACGCCGGCCGGTCAGAACGTCAAGATTCCCGCCGACTGGGCCCAGGCCCGCCTGGTCGCAGCCCAGTCCGCCCCCCGGCTGACCTGGACCGTGACCAAGGACGGCGCGACGATCTCCACGACGAGCGCCGAGTCCTTCATCTTCGTCCCGGCCGGGAACGGCGAGTACACGGTCTCGGTTCGGGCCGTCGACGCGAGCGGAGCCGCGGCCGTGCGGAGCGCCGCGATCAAGGTGGCCGAGCCGACGTCGCAGGCCCAGGCGACCTTCTTCGAGTCCGACCCGCAGACCTCGGGGAGTTGGAAGGGAGTCTACGGATTCAGCGGTTCCGTCGTGGCCGATGCTTACGGGTCCTACCCGTCGTACGCGAACGTGACCCTCTCCGGCGCGACCGTCGTCTCCTGGAGCCGCGCCACGCCGGACACCCGCGCGCTCCAGAAGTTGAGGTACGACAGCAGCAATCTTCGGACGGCGACGACCTGGTACGGCAGGCAGTTCACGATCAACGTCGACCTGACCGACGGCGAGACGCATCTGGTCTCGCTGTACGCCGTGGACTGGTCCGGCGCAAGCCGCGTCCAGCGCATCGACGTCCTGGACGCGGCCACCGGCGAGGTCCTCGACTCGCGCGAGATCTCCTCGTTCAGCGACGGGCGCTACCTGAGATGGAGCGTCTCCGGCCACGTCCAGTTCCGCGTCACGAAGGTGGCCGGCTATGACGCCGTGATCGGCGGGGTCTTTTTCGACGAGGTCAGCCCGGCGTATGCGGGGAGCGACTCGGACTCGAAGGGGGCCTGGAAGGGCGAATACGGCTCGGAAGGATACCTCATGCCCGACAGCTCCGTGGGCCTTCCCTCCTTCGCACAGGTCAGCGTACCCGCGGGCCTCTTGAGATCGTTCGGCACGAGCACGACCGACCCGCGTTTTCTCCAGACGGCCGCCGGGACCACGCGACAGGGCTCGGTCTGGAAGAACTGGACCGATTTCAATATCGACGTCAACCTGACCGACGGCAAGACTCATCAGGTCACGCTTTACGCGCTGGATTGGGATGACGTGGGGCGGATCCAGCGCATCGACGTGGTCGACGTCGCCACCGGCAAGGTCATCGACTCGCGTCGGATCTCGTCGTTCACCGACGGCGTCTACCTGAAGTGGAACGTCTCCGGCCGCGTGCAGTTCCGCATCATCAAGCTCGCGGGGCCCAGCACCGCCATCAGCGGCGTCTTCATCGACCCCGCGCCCACCACCGCTCCGGATCCGACCCCGACACCGGATCCAGATCCCGCTCCGAAGCCGAATCCGGATCCGGCCCCGGCCCCGGGCGTGGTGCGGGACGCGACGACGAAGGGGGACTGGACCGGGGCCTACGGAAGCGGCGGGAGTTTCGTGGTGAACAACCCGTCGACCCTGCCGCCGTCGACTTCGGTCGCCTTCAGGGGGGGCTCGTCGACCATCTGGACGTCGAGCACGACCGACGTGCGGGCGTTGACGACGGCGGACGGCACCAAGCGTCAGGCGTCGACCTGGGCCGGGAGCGAGTTCACGATCGACGTGACGCTGGGCGACGGCCAGCCCCGCCGGGTGTCGCTGTACATGGTCGACTGGTACTCGAACACGCGGTCGCAGCGGATCGAGGTGATCGACAAGGCGACGGGCCGGGTGATCGACGTGCAGGAGCTGTCGAAGTTCAACGGCGGGGTCTACCTGACGTGGGAGGTGGCCGGCAGCGTGCAGTTCCGGGTGAGCCGGCTAGGCCTGGAGAATGCCGTGGTCAGCGGCGTCTTCATCGACCCCGCGTCCACCACCGCGCCGGCTCCAGGACCGGCTCCGGAAACGGCCCCGGGCGTGGTGCAGGACGCGACGACGAGGGGGGACTGGACCGGGATGTACGGAGGCGGCGGGAGTTTCGTGGTGAACAACCCGTCGGCCCTGCCGCCGTCGACTTCGGTCGCCTTCGGGGGGGGCTCGTCGACCATCTGGACGTCGAACACGACCGACGTGCGGGCGTT